In Vicinamibacteria bacterium, the following are encoded in one genomic region:
- the lpxK gene encoding tetraacyldisaccharide 4'-kinase encodes MKRALLPLSWLYGAGVAVRNFHYDRGFGVKRLPVPVVSVGNLTLGGSGKTLVAGAICRVLLARGEPVALLSRGYGRRSASPFVLVSDGERLRSSCEQAGDEPMELATDIPSLAVAVGPDRVLVGERLVRELGPHVLVLDDGFQHRRLHRDLDLVCFDASEERSSLRLVPAGRLREPLARLDRADAVVVTGGLAPHSLLPSKPVLRAFTRVVGLSRVDAAEELPADALHDEPVGVLCGVARPERIRSTVPARVVAFLAKRDHHWWRPEEVKAFSDDAKAQGAKALLTTRKDAVKLTDLPGLSLPLFAIRLECQISEEMELSRLLEKVRLSPR; translated from the coding sequence ATGAAACGCGCCCTCCTACCTCTGTCATGGCTCTATGGTGCCGGTGTGGCGGTCAGAAACTTCCATTACGATCGCGGCTTCGGGGTGAAGCGTCTGCCGGTTCCGGTGGTCAGCGTCGGAAACCTCACCTTGGGGGGAAGCGGGAAGACACTGGTCGCAGGCGCCATCTGCCGGGTTCTGCTGGCCCGGGGGGAGCCCGTGGCCCTGCTCTCGCGCGGCTACGGGCGTCGAAGCGCCTCGCCGTTCGTTCTGGTCTCCGACGGAGAACGTCTGCGATCGTCCTGTGAGCAGGCGGGCGACGAGCCGATGGAGCTCGCCACCGACATCCCGTCACTGGCCGTAGCCGTCGGACCCGACCGTGTTCTCGTCGGAGAGAGGCTCGTAAGAGAATTGGGACCGCACGTTCTCGTGCTCGACGACGGGTTTCAGCACCGCCGTCTTCATCGCGATCTGGACCTCGTCTGCTTCGATGCCAGCGAGGAGAGGTCGAGTCTGCGGCTCGTTCCAGCGGGCCGTCTTCGCGAGCCTCTCGCGCGGCTCGATCGCGCCGATGCGGTCGTCGTCACCGGCGGGCTCGCCCCGCACTCGCTTCTTCCGTCCAAACCCGTGCTGCGAGCATTCACCCGTGTGGTTGGGTTGTCCCGTGTGGACGCGGCCGAGGAGCTCCCCGCGGACGCTTTGCACGACGAGCCGGTCGGTGTCCTTTGCGGCGTGGCACGTCCCGAACGCATTCGGAGCACCGTTCCCGCGCGCGTCGTCGCCTTCCTCGCGAAGCGCGATCATCATTGGTGGCGGCCGGAAGAGGTGAAGGCGTTTTCCGACGATGCCAAGGCGCAGGGCGCGAAAGCTTTGCTGACGACGCGCAAGGACGCCGTCAAGTTGACCGATCTTCCCGGGCTTTCTCTTCCCTTGTTTGCCATCCGCCTCGAGTGCCAGATCTCGGAGGAAATGGAGCTGTCGCGCCTCCTGGAGAAGGTTCGGCTTTCTCCACGGTGA
- the gap gene encoding type I glyceraldehyde-3-phosphate dehydrogenase, which translates to MAVRVGINGFGRIGRNVFRAALHDGAIDIVAANDITDAATLAHLLKYDSVLGNLPEDVRADGDTIVAGGESFKVLKERDPANLPWKTLDVDVVIESTGLFTKRDDASKHLDAGAKKVIISAPAKGEDITIVMGVNHEDYDASKHHVLSNASCTTNCLAPLAKVLHDEFGLRKGLMTTIHSYTNDQRLLDLPHSDLRRARAAALSMIPTTTGAAIAVTKVLPELVGRLDGISVRVPTPNVSLTDLTAVLDERVSAEDVNNALEKAAKGKLEGILAFSNAPLVSSDFRGNSNSSIVDGPFTKVIADDTVKVLSWYDNEWGFSCRVVDLIHYLVARGL; encoded by the coding sequence ATGGCGGTCAGAGTAGGTATCAATGGCTTCGGACGCATCGGGCGAAACGTTTTCCGCGCGGCGCTACACGACGGCGCGATCGACATCGTCGCGGCAAACGACATCACCGACGCGGCTACCCTCGCCCATCTCCTGAAGTACGACTCGGTCCTCGGGAACCTGCCCGAGGACGTTCGTGCCGACGGCGACACCATCGTTGCCGGTGGGGAAAGCTTCAAGGTATTGAAGGAGCGCGACCCGGCCAACCTCCCTTGGAAAACGCTCGACGTCGACGTCGTCATCGAGTCGACGGGGCTCTTCACCAAACGGGACGACGCCTCCAAGCACCTGGACGCAGGAGCGAAAAAGGTGATCATCTCGGCGCCGGCCAAAGGGGAGGACATCACCATCGTAATGGGCGTCAACCACGAGGACTACGACGCTTCGAAGCATCACGTGCTGTCCAATGCGTCTTGTACGACCAACTGCCTGGCTCCTTTGGCCAAAGTGCTCCACGACGAGTTCGGCCTGCGGAAAGGCCTGATGACCACCATTCACTCGTACACCAACGACCAGAGGCTCCTCGATCTGCCGCACTCGGATCTGCGGCGGGCTCGGGCGGCAGCGCTCTCGATGATTCCGACGACGACTGGCGCCGCTATCGCGGTCACCAAGGTGCTCCCCGAGCTCGTCGGAAGACTCGACGGCATCTCCGTTCGCGTACCGACACCGAACGTATCTCTAACTGACCTGACCGCTGTGCTCGACGAGCGAGTCTCGGCCGAGGATGTCAACAACGCTCTCGAAAAAGCGGCCAAGGGAAAGCTCGAGGGCATCCTCGCCTTTTCGAACGCGCCTCTCGTTTCCAGTGATTTTCGTGGCAACTCGAACTCGTCGATCGTCGACGGCCCCTTCACCAAAGTCATCGCCGACGACACCGTCAAGGTGCTCTCCTGGTACGACAACGAGTGGGGATTCTCCTGCCGGGTCGTGGACCTCATCCACTACCTGGTTGCGCGAGGGCTCTAA
- a CDS encoding 3-deoxy-D-manno-octulosonic acid transferase: protein MHLFYNVLYGGLLVGAIPYLLYRSVRETGYANSIRERLGFGGPRANDARSIWIHAVSVGEVVTAAVLLPRVKEAFPQERIVCSVTTVTGRRVAEERLVEADEVFFCPFDLPGLVRRVVRLARPRALLIVETEIWPNLFREARRAGARTMLVNGRISDESFPRYRRLRWFLKRYLRDVDRFLMQSAIYAERIVAMGAPVDRVSTLGSLKFDGTASAKAHVPIEPRRTVLMGGSTLEPEESILLSVFSRLRRANPELLLALAPRHPARFGEVHELARSRGLEVVRRSSGDVVSRSTDVLLLDTLGELAGLYEQADVVFVGGSLANWGGHNIIEPAEKGKPVLFGPHMENFPDVARLFLEADAAIQVTDERDLEEHLGTLLKEPARGAELSRRALGVIEANRGAAAKTVEELVKLLG, encoded by the coding sequence ATGCACCTTTTCTACAACGTCCTCTATGGGGGCCTCCTCGTCGGGGCCATCCCCTACCTCTTGTATCGGAGCGTCCGTGAAACGGGCTACGCAAATAGCATTCGGGAGCGTCTCGGCTTCGGAGGTCCGCGCGCGAACGACGCCCGTTCGATCTGGATCCACGCCGTCTCCGTGGGCGAGGTGGTGACTGCGGCGGTCCTGTTGCCTCGCGTCAAGGAGGCCTTTCCCCAGGAGCGGATCGTTTGCTCGGTTACCACGGTCACCGGCCGGCGGGTCGCGGAAGAGCGACTCGTCGAGGCCGACGAAGTCTTCTTCTGCCCTTTCGACCTTCCGGGGTTGGTTCGCCGCGTGGTACGGCTTGCCAGGCCACGGGCTCTCCTCATCGTCGAAACGGAGATCTGGCCGAATCTCTTCCGCGAGGCCAGGCGGGCAGGAGCGCGCACGATGCTGGTCAACGGCCGAATCTCGGACGAGTCGTTTCCCCGCTACCGACGTTTGCGCTGGTTCTTGAAACGTTATTTGCGAGACGTCGATCGTTTTCTCATGCAGAGCGCGATCTATGCGGAGCGGATCGTTGCGATGGGGGCACCCGTCGATCGGGTCTCGACTCTGGGGAGCTTGAAGTTCGACGGTACCGCGTCGGCCAAGGCGCACGTCCCGATCGAGCCTCGCCGCACCGTGCTCATGGGGGGAAGCACGCTCGAGCCCGAGGAGTCGATTTTGCTCTCGGTCTTCTCGAGATTGCGCCGGGCGAATCCGGAGCTTCTTCTCGCTCTCGCGCCTCGTCACCCCGCTCGGTTCGGGGAGGTCCACGAGCTCGCGCGATCCCGTGGGCTCGAGGTCGTTCGCCGCTCCTCCGGAGACGTGGTGTCGCGCTCGACCGACGTTCTGCTTCTGGATACGCTCGGCGAGTTAGCGGGACTCTACGAACAGGCGGACGTCGTCTTCGTCGGAGGAAGCCTGGCGAATTGGGGTGGGCACAACATCATCGAGCCGGCAGAGAAGGGGAAACCGGTCCTCTTCGGGCCGCACATGGAGAACTTCCCCGACGTGGCGCGGCTCTTTCTCGAAGCGGATGCCGCCATCCAGGTTACGGACGAGCGGGATCTGGAAGAGCACCTGGGAACGCTCCTGAAGGAGCCCGCGCGCGGCGCCGAGTTATCGCGTCGCGCTCTCGGGGTCATCGAGGCCAATCGGGGCGCGGCGGCGAAAACAGTCGAAGAGCTGGTGAAGCTGCTCGGATGA